Proteins found in one Armatimonadota bacterium genomic segment:
- a CDS encoding DUF1501 domain-containing protein, whose translation MSNEGGTGGISRRDALKRMILGGAGLALLDGSLAFLLPGKAHAAEAALPAKAKSVIQIWLWGGPSHLDTFDPKPDAGYDYCGPLNKPIETNVPGVFIGQLLPQLAQQADKYSIIRSMTHGNNGHETAAYIVQTGHQPGERLVYPSIGALVSKFKGYEHGYTSLVPPYVVLTTPQGRFDEAGFLGPRYKPFATGGNPAAARFVVEGVVAEGITEEHQRRRRSLRDSLDTLAQAMPDDPQLAALEEARGNAYEMILGDGSKLFDLSQEDTELRNRYGRNTFGQSCLMARRLVAAGVPYVTINYGGWDTHKQHFETMRWKLPEMDRAVATLLQDLAERGLLDSTIVWWSGEFGRTPRVQWEAPWNGGRSHHGACFSAMVAGGGFRGGHVVGASDAKGEYVAERPVSAPDLLGSMCQLLGIDPDGPLPNPRGLDLKVMPLSEKPNEGAGRLTEIM comes from the coding sequence ATGTCGAACGAAGGCGGCACGGGGGGGATCAGCAGGCGCGATGCCCTGAAGCGGATGATTCTCGGCGGAGCGGGGCTGGCGCTTCTCGATGGCAGCCTTGCCTTCCTGCTCCCCGGGAAGGCGCATGCGGCCGAGGCAGCCCTGCCAGCGAAGGCCAAGTCGGTGATCCAGATTTGGCTCTGGGGTGGCCCGTCGCACCTGGACACTTTCGACCCCAAGCCGGACGCAGGATATGACTACTGCGGCCCCCTGAACAAGCCCATCGAGACCAATGTGCCCGGGGTATTCATCGGCCAACTGCTGCCCCAGTTAGCTCAGCAGGCGGACAAGTACTCGATTATCCGAAGCATGACCCACGGGAACAACGGGCACGAGACAGCGGCGTATATCGTCCAGACTGGCCACCAGCCGGGGGAGAGACTGGTATATCCGTCTATCGGCGCGCTGGTCTCGAAATTCAAGGGTTACGAACACGGGTACACATCGCTGGTTCCGCCGTATGTGGTGCTCACCACGCCGCAGGGACGCTTCGATGAGGCTGGGTTTCTCGGGCCGCGGTACAAGCCTTTCGCAACTGGCGGCAATCCGGCGGCGGCGCGGTTCGTGGTGGAGGGCGTTGTGGCGGAGGGCATCACCGAAGAGCACCAGCGCAGGCGGCGCTCCCTGCGCGATTCCCTGGATACGCTGGCGCAAGCCATGCCTGATGATCCGCAGCTTGCGGCGCTGGAAGAGGCCCGGGGGAACGCTTACGAAATGATCCTGGGAGATGGCAGCAAGCTGTTCGACCTGTCCCAGGAGGACACCGAACTGCGCAACCGCTACGGGCGCAATACCTTCGGGCAGTCATGCCTCATGGCGCGAAGGCTGGTAGCTGCAGGCGTCCCCTACGTGACCATCAACTACGGCGGCTGGGACACCCACAAACAGCACTTCGAGACCATGCGCTGGAAGCTCCCGGAGATGGACCGGGCGGTTGCAACGCTTCTGCAGGACCTGGCCGAGCGGGGGTTGCTGGACAGCACCATCGTCTGGTGGAGCGGAGAGTTCGGGCGCACCCCCAGGGTCCAGTGGGAAGCGCCCTGGAATGGCGGACGGTCACACCACGGGGCGTGTTTTTCGGCAATGGTTGCGGGAGGCGGGTTCCGCGGCGGCCACGTTGTGGGCGCCTCCGATGCGAAGGGGGAGTATGTGGCGGAGCGGCCGGTGTCCGCACCGGACCTGCTGGGGAGCATGTGCCAGTTACTGGGCATCGATCCCGACGGCCCCTTGCCCAACCCGCGCGGGCTGGACCTGAAGGTTATGCCTCTTAGCGAAAAGCCCAATGAGGGCGCGGGCCGCCTGACGGAGATCATGTAA